The following proteins are co-located in the Pyrobaculum calidifontis JCM 11548 genome:
- a CDS encoding DEAD/DEAH box helicase — protein sequence MDRGSDVFAKLHPRVREAIYKLGYVEPTPAQREAIPKVLEGRHVLLIAPTGYGKTEAALFPIFSKMVEGGGSGLRCLYITPLRSLNRDLLKRLESLAAELGFSIAVRHSDTPERERRIIASRPPDVLITTPESLQILLLNKRLRPALREVRYVVVDEVHELVNSKRGVQLAVGLERLVELAGEFQRVGLSATVGSPRLVAEYLGGGRPVEVVDVSGEKKYEVDVVLPTPSEEDYLDAERLDATPEAVARIKKVAEYIKSARGRVLVFTNTRDGAEFLASRLKSLGVDVEVHHSSLAREHRVAVEEKFKKGELKAVVATSSLELGIDIGEVELVVQYGSPRQVSKLVQRVGRSGHRLGLVSRGIVVAADVEDLVESEEIVERALRGELEGEVEYHESALDVLLHQVVGIALEARIDGREIGFEYLMGVLKRAHPYRNLTEGDLRLVLDFAERHGLLRGLRPRKGSVKYYFENVSTIPDEKSYKAVDETTGRTVGELDREFVYSIEPGTKIVLSGRVWVFAKKEGDAVYLYPDYDVAGALPAWVGEQIPVPFEVAQRACERRKELVISALRGEVDLPIDLEGLDIELVPGLSPVHVHVVSGRYVVVHSCLGHKGNEALGLYLSHALSGYVGPVGYRADAYRVLLIFRDFFPAQAFDEVLRKPHSFVYKTLQNAVKSSKLFRYRFLQVAKRAGVISKDAEEIPQRLVDVYVDDLPGIEAVNEIFVERLDVRALFSFLERATEGGYVVKRLAKPTALEKPILEEALRLDFSFRGLSRETLADLVRKRILNKPVTLLCINCGWTLTTKAVALPEDVFCQNCGMRVLAVVKGIDLAKARQVLSKLKIRQRLSPEERKVAEYLQQSASIVLQHGKLGVLVQLAHGVGPKTAVKILNKVVEGGDLWSAVLEAERQYASTKAFWD from the coding sequence GTGGATAGGGGCTCGGACGTTTTTGCTAAGCTCCACCCCCGTGTTAGAGAGGCTATCTACAAGTTGGGCTATGTTGAGCCGACGCCTGCGCAGAGGGAGGCTATTCCCAAGGTCTTGGAGGGGCGCCACGTATTGTTGATTGCCCCTACGGGTTATGGGAAGACGGAGGCGGCGCTTTTTCCCATCTTCTCTAAGATGGTGGAGGGCGGGGGGTCTGGGCTTCGTTGTCTCTACATAACTCCTCTCAGGTCTCTTAACAGGGACTTGCTTAAGCGGCTGGAGAGTTTAGCCGCGGAGTTGGGGTTTTCCATAGCTGTGCGGCACAGCGATACGCCGGAGCGGGAGAGGCGTATCATAGCCTCTAGGCCGCCTGATGTCCTCATCACCACGCCTGAGTCTCTTCAAATTCTTTTGCTTAACAAGCGGCTTAGGCCCGCGCTGAGGGAGGTCCGATACGTGGTGGTCGACGAAGTTCACGAGCTTGTGAACAGCAAGAGGGGGGTCCAGCTCGCCGTTGGGCTCGAGAGACTTGTGGAACTCGCGGGGGAGTTTCAGCGTGTGGGCCTCTCCGCCACGGTGGGCTCGCCCCGGCTGGTTGCTGAGTACTTGGGCGGGGGGAGGCCAGTGGAGGTGGTGGACGTGTCTGGGGAGAAGAAGTACGAGGTGGACGTAGTTCTGCCTACGCCCTCTGAGGAGGACTACCTCGACGCAGAGCGGCTCGACGCCACGCCAGAGGCTGTGGCCAGGATTAAGAAGGTGGCGGAGTATATTAAGTCGGCGAGGGGCAGAGTTCTCGTTTTTACAAACACTAGAGATGGGGCAGAGTTCCTCGCCTCTAGGCTGAAGTCGCTCGGCGTAGATGTGGAGGTGCACCACTCCTCTCTTGCCAGAGAGCATAGAGTAGCCGTGGAGGAGAAGTTCAAGAAGGGGGAGCTCAAGGCGGTCGTAGCTACCTCCAGCTTGGAGCTGGGGATTGACATAGGCGAAGTGGAGCTGGTGGTCCAGTATGGATCGCCTAGGCAAGTCTCTAAGCTGGTGCAGAGAGTTGGGCGTAGTGGCCATAGGCTTGGCCTCGTCTCTAGGGGGATTGTCGTGGCGGCAGATGTGGAGGACTTGGTGGAGTCTGAGGAGATTGTGGAGAGGGCTCTTCGGGGGGAGCTGGAGGGAGAGGTAGAGTATCACGAAAGCGCCCTCGACGTGCTTCTACACCAAGTGGTGGGCATAGCCCTTGAGGCTAGGATAGATGGGCGAGAGATCGGCTTTGAGTATTTGATGGGGGTTTTGAAGAGAGCTCACCCATACAGAAATCTCACGGAGGGTGATCTCCGCCTTGTCTTAGATTTTGCCGAACGCCATGGGCTACTGAGGGGGCTGAGGCCTAGGAAGGGGAGCGTCAAGTACTACTTTGAAAACGTGTCCACAATACCCGACGAAAAGAGCTACAAGGCCGTCGACGAGACTACGGGGAGAACTGTCGGCGAACTTGACAGAGAGTTTGTCTACTCAATCGAGCCCGGGACTAAGATTGTCCTCTCTGGCAGAGTGTGGGTTTTCGCCAAGAAGGAGGGCGATGCGGTCTATCTATACCCGGACTACGACGTGGCGGGGGCTCTCCCCGCCTGGGTGGGGGAGCAGATACCTGTGCCCTTCGAGGTTGCCCAGAGGGCTTGTGAGCGTAGGAAGGAGCTCGTTATATCTGCGCTCCGTGGCGAGGTGGACTTGCCCATAGACTTGGAGGGTTTGGACATAGAGCTCGTGCCGGGGCTCAGCCCGGTGCATGTGCACGTAGTTAGTGGCAGGTATGTAGTTGTACATAGTTGCCTGGGTCATAAGGGTAACGAGGCCTTGGGGCTCTACCTCTCCCATGCCTTGTCTGGCTATGTGGGACCAGTGGGCTATAGGGCAGATGCGTATAGGGTGCTCTTGATTTTTAGGGACTTCTTCCCAGCGCAGGCATTTGACGAGGTTTTAAGAAAGCCCCATAGCTTTGTCTATAAGACGTTGCAAAACGCTGTGAAGAGCTCTAAGCTGTTTAGATATAGGTTTCTCCAGGTAGCTAAGCGGGCCGGTGTTATTTCTAAAGACGCCGAGGAGATTCCACAGAGACTCGTAGACGTATATGTAGACGACTTGCCGGGAATAGAGGCCGTGAACGAGATATTTGTGGAGCGGCTCGACGTGAGGGCCTTGTTTTCTTTCCTAGAGAGGGCTACGGAGGGGGGCTACGTGGTTAAGAGGCTGGCCAAGCCCACTGCCCTGGAGAAGCCAATACTGGAAGAGGCGTTGCGTCTGGATTTCTCGTTTAGAGGACTCTCAAGGGAGACGCTGGCAGACCTAGTGCGGAAGAGGATTTTGAACAAACCTGTGACACTTCTTTGCATAAACTGCGGCTGGACTCTTACGACTAAGGCAGTTGCCCTCCCAGAGGACGTGTTTTGCCAAAACTGCGGCATGAGGGTCTTGGCCGTGGTTAAGGGAATTGACTTGGCCAAGGCTAGGCAAGTATTAAGCAAGCTTAAGATACGCCAGAGACTGTCGCCCGAGGAGAGGAAGGTGGCGGAGTATTTGCAACAGAGCGCCTCCATTGTTCTCCAACATGGTAAACTTGGCGTGTTGGTTCAACTGGCCCATGGAGTGGGGCCAAAGACCGCCGTTAAGATACTCAACAAGGTCGTAGAGGGGGGAGATCTCTGGAGCGCCGTCTTGGAGGCAGAAAGGCAGTACGCTTCTACCAAGGCTTTTTGGGACTAG
- a CDS encoding FumA C-terminus/TtdB family hydratase beta subunit: MAVYRLKTPLSDSDVSRLRVGDTVYISGVVVSARDSAHKRMVELLQKGEPLPVDLRGGVIYHAGPVAQRVDGGWRIISMGPTTSARMEAFEAEVIEKAGVKLVVGKGGMGKRTAEAMKKYTAAYAIFTGGAGVLAARAIKRVIDVHWLDLGVAEAMWVLEVEDFGPLTVMIDSTGRNFYDELREDAKRRIPEILKEIEWGH, from the coding sequence ATGGCTGTGTATCGGTTGAAGACTCCTCTTTCGGACAGCGACGTGTCTAGGCTTAGGGTTGGGGACACTGTCTACATCTCCGGCGTAGTGGTGAGCGCGAGGGATTCTGCCCATAAGCGGATGGTGGAGCTTTTGCAAAAGGGGGAGCCCTTGCCTGTTGATCTACGCGGAGGCGTTATTTACCACGCGGGGCCCGTAGCCCAGCGGGTGGACGGCGGGTGGCGCATCATCAGCATGGGGCCCACCACCAGCGCCAGGATGGAGGCGTTTGAGGCGGAGGTTATTGAAAAAGCCGGAGTAAAGCTTGTGGTGGGGAAGGGGGGCATGGGCAAGAGGACTGCGGAAGCCATGAAGAAATACACGGCGGCGTATGCCATTTTCACCGGGGGGGCTGGGGTACTGGCGGCGAGGGCGATAAAGAGAGTCATAGATGTTCACTGGCTTGACTTGGGCGTCGCAGAGGCCATGTGGGTGCTGGAGGTGGAGGATTTCGGGCCCCTGACCGTGATGATTGACTCCACTGGGAGGAACTTCTACGACGAGTTGCGGGAGGACGCCAAGAGGCGTATCCCAGAGATACTTAAGGAGATTGAGTGGGGCCATTAG
- a CDS encoding fumarate hydratase: protein MLEQVILKVAKEVVTRASVGPAFDVSTALKRALGEERSDTAKTQLEAILKNIELAEREKAAVCQDTGFPNFYIKLGDRFPIRSRLYDILTQAVREVTKELPLRPNTAHPFTEKNPGDNTGVYAPWFEVELFDGDYLEFHYVPKGGGTELPSKALTLPPGIAMRELPRLVLEAVVEAGPMPCPPVIVGVGIGPSVDIAAKLAKKAAVLRPVGSRHPEPEIAKMETELLKAINKLGIGTHGVGGNVTALDVHIEYAYRHPATFSIGIVFSCWATRRAGARVYPDGKYEFL, encoded by the coding sequence ATGCTAGAGCAAGTAATTCTAAAAGTGGCCAAAGAAGTGGTAACACGCGCAAGCGTGGGCCCCGCCTTCGACGTCTCTACAGCCCTTAAACGGGCATTAGGCGAAGAGAGAAGCGACACGGCGAAGACGCAACTGGAGGCAATATTGAAGAATATCGAGCTCGCCGAGAGGGAGAAGGCCGCCGTGTGTCAAGACACCGGCTTCCCAAACTTCTACATAAAACTGGGAGACCGCTTCCCAATAAGAAGCAGGCTATACGACATACTTACACAAGCCGTGCGCGAGGTGACCAAAGAACTGCCACTTAGGCCAAACACGGCCCACCCCTTCACCGAGAAAAACCCCGGCGACAACACAGGCGTCTACGCCCCGTGGTTTGAAGTAGAACTATTCGACGGAGATTACCTAGAGTTCCACTATGTCCCAAAGGGCGGCGGCACCGAGCTCCCCAGCAAAGCTCTAACCCTCCCGCCGGGGATAGCCATGAGGGAGTTGCCCAGACTCGTGCTAGAGGCCGTGGTAGAGGCAGGCCCCATGCCCTGTCCCCCGGTGATCGTGGGCGTGGGCATAGGCCCCTCTGTGGACATAGCGGCAAAGCTCGCAAAGAAGGCCGCTGTACTGCGGCCAGTGGGCTCCCGCCACCCAGAGCCAGAGATCGCCAAGATGGAGACAGAGCTTCTAAAGGCAATAAACAAGCTCGGCATAGGGACCCACGGCGTCGGAGGCAACGTGACCGCGCTAGACGTACACATAGAGTACGCATATAGGCACCCAGCTACCTTCTCCATAGGCATAGTGTTCAGCTGCTGGGCCACGAGGAGGGCAGGCGCCAGAGTATACCCCGACGGGAAGTACGAATTCCTCTAA
- a CDS encoding flavin reductase, which produces MCEKSPIPTPVLVVVVDSHGAVVGWPLVIPGEPTLLALPLHKTRRTLALIREKKAFSINFVRDAERAFEIFGKPGEDKLSKWGAASKCKTLPCNTLGDASRVVECLYEGEVEVGEHVLVFCQVKAAYGCGDYAVWDPCTINRQRQAE; this is translated from the coding sequence ATGTGCGAAAAATCGCCAATACCCACGCCGGTTTTAGTAGTGGTAGTAGACAGCCACGGGGCAGTGGTCGGCTGGCCCCTAGTAATACCAGGCGAACCCACTCTGCTGGCCCTTCCTCTGCACAAGACGCGGAGGACCCTGGCGCTCATAAGAGAGAAGAAGGCCTTCTCCATAAACTTTGTAAGAGACGCCGAGAGGGCCTTTGAAATATTTGGAAAGCCAGGCGAAGACAAGCTATCCAAATGGGGCGCCGCGTCCAAATGCAAGACGTTGCCGTGCAACACGCTTGGAGACGCAAGCCGCGTCGTAGAATGCCTATACGAAGGAGAGGTAGAGGTGGGAGAACACGTCCTCGTCTTCTGCCAAGTCAAAGCCGCCTACGGGTGCGGCGACTACGCTGTATGGGATCCCTGCACTATCAACCGCCAGCGGCAGGCGGAATAA
- a CDS encoding ubiquitin-like small modifier protein 1, translating into MRLRVKFLATLYDLTGVLKTEVEVPDGITVRELIDVLDQKFGKLKAEILEGDKLKPMYNILVNGRAVEWLNGLETRLKDGDEVVFIPPAAGG; encoded by the coding sequence GTGAGATTGCGGGTGAAGTTTTTGGCTACGTTGTACGACTTGACGGGGGTCTTGAAGACTGAGGTAGAAGTCCCCGACGGCATCACTGTGAGAGAGTTGATAGACGTGTTGGATCAAAAGTTTGGAAAGTTGAAGGCGGAGATCCTTGAGGGCGACAAGCTCAAGCCTATGTACAATATATTGGTCAATGGGAGAGCCGTGGAGTGGTTGAATGGCCTAGAGACAAGGCTGAAGGATGGGGACGAGGTTGTCTTTATTCCGCCTGCCGCTGGCGGTTGA
- a CDS encoding 6-pyruvoyl trahydropterin synthase family protein, translating into MRTCVELRGSISVAHKPSFSPGWARVHGHDYFITVGICVEGYRDLVVDADEASKKFREALARMDGKYLASPQEKVALDAGEIYVVPCNLPGVSGECLAKHIADLVGAAWVRVCESSLGGPCFYFSKS; encoded by the coding sequence ATGCGGACGTGTGTAGAATTGAGGGGCTCTATCTCGGTTGCTCATAAGCCCTCTTTTTCGCCGGGGTGGGCAAGGGTCCACGGCCATGACTACTTCATCACAGTGGGCATATGCGTCGAGGGGTATAGAGACCTAGTGGTAGACGCCGACGAGGCCTCGAAGAAGTTTAGAGAGGCCCTTGCGCGTATGGACGGCAAATACCTCGCCTCTCCCCAGGAGAAGGTGGCCTTAGACGCCGGAGAGATATACGTGGTGCCGTGTAATCTGCCCGGCGTCAGCGGGGAGTGCCTCGCTAAACACATCGCAGACCTAGTAGGCGCCGCTTGGGTGAGAGTGTGCGAGTCCTCGCTAGGGGGGCCCTGCTTCTACTTCAGCAAGAGTTAA